A part of Nitrososphaerota archaeon genomic DNA contains:
- a CDS encoding ABC transporter substrate-binding protein, which produces MAEEKKVTRRGFLTAAVSAVVAGVVAGVGGYYAGLGAAGPAATVTVTAPGGTATVTRTTTVTAPPVTTTVTTTAGAPPVGPKEILIGASLALTGPMAPFDAGITFGHKAAVEDINKLGGVYVRQYGRRIPVRYIVYNNETEPAKAASLAAKLILEDGVIALVGGDGPPVTWNPICAQAERYQTPIVAGSPWEPWWAGGPYKYAWSILFRIATKPGVATGHPWLEGRVGYCLTDVALAITDKYADKTNRRVAVLAADDADGRGWYEAFPNVLKEAGYTPWRTPPHTGEKLGLYPPGTTDFTGIIRAWKEADCQIMWANLPGADFGIVVKQMAGLGYTPKLGWIARGAMFYEDIMAWGGDLPEGWISEIKWDPRFPPEICRGIGDTTPMSLFERWTKEKGTPPVYQHTYTIGMGYSAMQVLLDAIERADKLDKESINEAIAETAGYFMSGHIRFSKTAHDSPNPIMCGQWQKVDKPWKWEMKIVFSQHPWMQPDADMIFPIPSKG; this is translated from the coding sequence ATGGCTGAAGAAAAGAAGGTCACTCGTAGGGGCTTTCTAACGGCTGCCGTATCTGCTGTTGTAGCTGGTGTTGTAGCTGGTGTAGGAGGGTATTATGCTGGGCTTGGTGCCGCTGGTCCAGCCGCAACCGTAACAGTGACTGCACCAGGCGGTACAGCAACAGTTACACGCACAACCACAGTAACAGCTCCACCAGTAACTACTACAGTAACAACAACCGCGGGTGCACCACCTGTAGGTCCGAAGGAGATTCTTATCGGCGCTTCTCTAGCTCTAACAGGTCCGATGGCGCCCTTTGACGCAGGTATAACCTTTGGCCACAAAGCGGCGGTTGAAGACATTAACAAGCTTGGCGGCGTCTACGTTAGGCAGTATGGTCGTAGGATTCCAGTTAGATATATCGTTTATAACAATGAGACAGAGCCTGCAAAAGCTGCTTCCTTAGCAGCTAAACTGATTCTTGAGGATGGGGTAATAGCCTTAGTGGGCGGCGATGGGCCGCCTGTAACCTGGAACCCAATCTGCGCTCAAGCTGAAAGGTATCAAACACCCATCGTCGCTGGTAGCCCTTGGGAGCCTTGGTGGGCTGGAGGACCATACAAGTATGCTTGGAGTATACTCTTTAGAATAGCTACGAAGCCCGGTGTTGCAACAGGTCATCCTTGGTTAGAAGGGAGGGTTGGCTACTGCTTAACCGATGTAGCTCTTGCCATAACCGACAAGTATGCTGATAAGACTAACAGAAGAGTCGCGGTGCTGGCTGCTGATGACGCAGATGGCAGAGGCTGGTATGAAGCTTTCCCGAACGTCTTAAAGGAAGCAGGTTACACACCTTGGAGAACGCCGCCACACACTGGTGAAAAGCTGGGTCTCTATCCACCTGGCACTACTGACTTCACAGGAATCATTAGGGCGTGGAAGGAAGCAGATTGTCAGATAATGTGGGCAAACTTACCAGGCGCAGACTTTGGCATAGTTGTCAAGCAGATGGCTGGCTTAGGTTATACACCAAAGCTGGGGTGGATAGCTAGAGGCGCGATGTTCTATGAAGACATCATGGCTTGGGGCGGGGATCTACCAGAAGGTTGGATAAGCGAAATAAAGTGGGATCCAAGATTCCCGCCTGAAATATGCCGAGGCATCGGCGACACAACACCGATGTCCCTCTTTGAAAGGTGGACCAAAGAGAAGGGTACCCCACCTGTCTATCAGCATACTTATACGATCGGTATGGGTTACTCTGCCATGCAGGTTCTGCTCGATGCTATTGAAAGAGCTGATAAATTAGATAAGGAATCTATCAACGAAGCGATAGCGGAAACCGCAGGATACTTTATGTCTGGGCACATAAGATTCTCAAAGACAGCGCATGACTCTCCAAACCCAATCATGTGCGGTCAATGGCAGAAAGTCGATAAACCGTGGAAATGGGAGATGAAGATCGTCTTCTCGCAGCACCCCTGGATGCAACCTGACGCTGACATGATCTTCCCAATACCATCTAAAGGGTGA
- a CDS encoding ABC transporter ATP-binding protein produces the protein MEVILEGSNLKKSFGGVVAIRNLSFKLKKGEVLGLMGPNGAGKTTAFNLITGVYKPDSGVIKYMNRDITGLPPYLTCRLGIARTHQIPRPFSNLSVFQNVVVAAMYGAGLHKTEAGKRALEVLDIIGLSSKKDVIAGHLQLAELRSLELARALATKPKVLLADEIAAGLTEAEIPQLLQILKTINGMGVSIILVDHVMKFLVDAVNRVIAIASGEVIAEGEPKEVLRDPKVIESYLGTNVIEGSGGV, from the coding sequence ATGGAAGTAATACTTGAAGGTAGCAATTTAAAGAAGTCCTTTGGGGGTGTAGTAGCGATAAGGAATTTATCCTTTAAACTGAAAAAAGGAGAGGTACTAGGTTTAATGGGACCGAACGGTGCAGGTAAAACCACAGCATTTAACCTAATTACTGGCGTCTATAAGCCTGATAGCGGTGTGATAAAGTATATGAACAGAGATATAACTGGTCTTCCACCGTATTTAACTTGTCGTCTTGGGATTGCTAGGACACATCAAATCCCAAGACCATTCTCCAACCTCTCAGTCTTTCAAAACGTTGTTGTTGCAGCTATGTATGGAGCTGGTTTGCATAAAACAGAGGCTGGAAAGAGGGCGCTTGAAGTTCTAGATATTATAGGTCTTTCGAGTAAAAAAGATGTTATAGCTGGGCATTTGCAGTTGGCAGAACTTAGAAGTCTTGAACTAGCTAGAGCCTTGGCAACTAAGCCTAAAGTACTGCTGGCAGATGAAATTGCAGCCGGTTTGACGGAAGCTGAGATTCCGCAGCTTCTTCAAATTCTAAAGACGATTAATGGTATGGGCGTATCTATAATCCTTGTTGACCATGTTATGAAGTTTCTGGTCGATGCAGTTAATAGAGTGATAGCTATAGCAAGCGGCGAAGTTATAGCTGAAGGCGAACCAAAAGAAGTATTACGTGACCCGAAGGTCATTGAGTCATATTTAGGGACTAACGTGATCGAAGGGAGTGGTGGGGTGTAA
- a CDS encoding ABC transporter ATP-binding protein has product MSERPLLKLDQVSVYYGDLCAVRDITLEVRKGEIVSLIGANGAGKSTILNTIMGLTHPKTGSIEFDGRRIERLETHDIIPLGLALVPEGRRIFPELSVLENLLAGSYTRRARQNKQQMLKRVFELFPILEERKNQLASTLSGGEQQMLAIGRALMTDPKMILFDEISLGLSPIITLKIYETIKKIRSEGVTVLLVEQNVRQSLAVADRAYVLKAGRIVLSGETKDLRDEEEVRKAYFGA; this is encoded by the coding sequence ATGTCTGAAAGACCGTTGCTCAAGCTTGATCAAGTAAGCGTCTATTACGGCGACCTCTGTGCAGTACGAGACATAACACTTGAAGTTAGAAAAGGAGAGATCGTATCACTTATAGGAGCAAACGGCGCGGGTAAATCTACCATACTAAATACTATAATGGGTCTCACCCACCCAAAAACAGGATCTATAGAGTTTGATGGGAGAAGAATCGAAAGACTTGAAACACACGATATAATTCCGTTAGGGTTGGCGTTGGTGCCTGAGGGGAGAAGAATATTTCCCGAATTGAGTGTACTTGAAAACCTCCTCGCTGGCTCCTACACCCGTAGAGCAAGGCAGAATAAGCAACAGATGCTTAAAAGAGTCTTCGAACTCTTCCCAATTCTTGAAGAGAGAAAAAACCAGCTTGCAAGTACATTAAGTGGTGGTGAGCAGCAGATGCTAGCTATAGGTCGTGCTTTGATGACCGACCCAAAGATGATTCTTTTTGACGAGATTTCTTTAGGTCTTTCTCCTATCATCACGTTAAAGATCTATGAGACTATTAAGAAGATAAGGTCTGAAGGTGTAACCGTTCTGCTCGTTGAACAAAATGTAAGGCAGAGTCTTGCTGTGGCAGATAGAGCGTATGTTTTAAAAGCGGGGCGTATAGTGCTAAGCGGGGAGACGAAGGATTTAAGAGATGAGGAGGAGGTTAGGAAAGCGTACTTCGGCGCATAA
- a CDS encoding branched-chain amino acid ABC transporter permease: protein MSLEVISNLLPPIIMGFLLGGLYSVIGFGLSLVFGVMRMVNLAHGSFVIFGSYFAWVLLTTVGLDPLLSLVIILPISFGIGFGLQRSLLNRLYRLGVEPPLLTTYGIAIILASAYLLIFTPYSRGLVTSYSIGSAGFGALTFPLIFILDFIAALITMIFLYILLNKTYVGLAIRCATQDPQAAKLVGMNINHIYALTFGLAITFASLGGVFLGLTYPFIPASSFTYLIIAFGVVVVGGLGSMLGTFIGGIVLGLAQTLGYHFFGIGYQLFITYLVILVMLVIRPQGILGVKR, encoded by the coding sequence ATGAGTCTAGAAGTCATATCAAATCTGTTACCCCCAATTATTATGGGCTTCCTACTCGGCGGGCTATATTCGGTAATAGGATTTGGCCTCTCACTTGTATTTGGAGTTATGAGGATGGTGAACCTCGCCCACGGAAGCTTTGTCATCTTCGGCAGCTATTTCGCGTGGGTCTTGCTGACTACAGTAGGTTTAGACCCGCTCTTAAGCCTCGTCATAATACTGCCAATATCATTTGGCATCGGCTTTGGGCTTCAGAGATCACTTTTAAACAGACTCTATAGATTGGGTGTTGAGCCGCCTTTACTAACTACCTATGGAATAGCAATAATCCTCGCTTCAGCATACCTCCTAATATTTACACCATATAGCAGAGGGTTAGTAACGTCCTACTCTATAGGAAGTGCTGGATTTGGTGCCCTTACCTTTCCTCTTATCTTCATACTCGATTTTATAGCAGCTCTAATAACAATGATCTTCCTATACATACTCTTGAACAAAACCTATGTAGGGTTAGCAATCCGCTGCGCTACTCAAGATCCTCAAGCAGCTAAACTTGTGGGCATGAATATTAACCACATCTACGCGTTAACATTCGGTCTCGCAATAACCTTTGCCTCCTTAGGTGGCGTATTTTTAGGTCTGACCTACCCGTTTATCCCAGCTTCCTCCTTCACTTATCTAATAATTGCATTCGGCGTAGTTGTAGTCGGAGGACTGGGAAGCATGTTAGGAACGTTCATAGGCGGCATAGTTCTTGGTCTAGCGCAGACATTAGGCTACCACTTCTTTGGCATCGGCTATCAACTATTCATAACCTATCTTGTTATTCTGGTGATGCTCGTCATAAGACCACAAGGCATACTAGGTGTTAAGCGATGA
- a CDS encoding branched-chain amino acid ABC transporter permease, whose product MSKKIRATKFLLPLICLIALIILPLSGIPWYYFHVLFIFFTYLILAEMWNLLAGYCGLISLGQPAFIGLAGYMLAISLYYGLSLPLSLLVSYLTVVAFAIVISVPVFRLRGFYFVIGTWMIPEVIRLWFNNWRPTGEVLIGVGGGAGFRVFAGLTPQTLYYIALVAGFVTIVLKRYILTSKLGVGLMAIRDDERAAESCGINVLRCKFYVFVIAALLTGVAGTIFYLFQGHIEPTNAFSIYWTNIMLIAVILGGIGTEAGPIIGAAIVVILEQLLAAYGELSQIILGVLLIVIIVTMPRGILGTIYKVQIHKTLLKKLAATS is encoded by the coding sequence ATGAGCAAGAAGATACGCGCCACAAAATTCCTATTACCACTGATCTGCCTAATAGCATTGATCATCTTACCCCTAAGCGGCATTCCTTGGTACTATTTCCACGTCCTCTTCATCTTCTTTACATACTTGATACTTGCTGAAATGTGGAATCTATTAGCTGGTTACTGTGGACTGATCTCACTAGGTCAACCAGCCTTCATCGGACTCGCAGGATATATGCTAGCCATCTCACTATACTACGGTCTATCACTTCCTTTATCTTTACTAGTAAGCTACCTAACCGTAGTTGCATTCGCTATTGTAATTTCCGTGCCGGTCTTTAGGTTAAGAGGCTTCTATTTCGTAATAGGCACTTGGATGATTCCTGAGGTAATTAGGCTTTGGTTCAATAACTGGAGACCCACTGGCGAAGTGTTGATAGGTGTAGGCGGTGGCGCTGGCTTCAGGGTTTTTGCAGGACTAACCCCGCAAACCCTTTATTATATTGCATTAGTAGCTGGCTTTGTTACCATCGTACTCAAACGCTACATCCTAACATCAAAGCTAGGAGTAGGACTTATGGCTATTCGCGATGACGAGAGGGCAGCAGAAAGCTGTGGGATAAACGTGTTAAGATGTAAGTTTTATGTGTTTGTGATAGCAGCCCTATTAACAGGGGTGGCAGGAACAATATTTTACCTCTTTCAAGGCCACATAGAACCTACGAATGCGTTCAGCATATACTGGACCAATATTATGCTTATTGCAGTCATTTTAGGTGGGATAGGTACCGAAGCCGGACCAATTATAGGCGCAGCTATAGTAGTTATACTTGAACAGCTGCTAGCAGCATACGGTGAGCTCAGTCAGATAATCTTGGGCGTACTCTTAATTGTCATAATCGTAACTATGCCTAGGGGTATATTGGGCACGATCTATAAGGTGCAGATCCATAAAACCCTCCTTAAGAAACTAGCAGCCACCTCGTAA
- a CDS encoding RidA family protein: MVEVKIIHPKEPTSWMPFVPAVKVTGGSLLFISGCTALPLYHSHPHRAEEFDFPEDMEGQARRVFENIKSILQAAGASFKNIVAIKRYITDMSEMDILNNVQKEYFGEHMNFASTTIEVKGLVRPPADVGVSRKLKVEIEAIAVLDK; this comes from the coding sequence ATGGTTGAGGTGAAGATTATTCATCCAAAGGAGCCCACAAGTTGGATGCCTTTTGTTCCAGCCGTGAAAGTTACAGGTGGTTCTCTACTCTTTATCTCAGGCTGTACCGCTCTTCCGCTTTATCATAGTCACCCTCACAGGGCTGAGGAGTTTGATTTCCCAGAAGATATGGAGGGGCAAGCTAGAAGGGTATTTGAAAACATAAAATCCATTCTACAAGCGGCTGGCGCGAGTTTTAAGAATATTGTAGCTATAAAACGCTATATAACTGATATGAGTGAGATGGATATATTGAATAATGTGCAAAAAGAGTATTTTGGCGAGCATATGAACTTTGCGAGCACAACCATTGAGGTTAAAGGACTTGTACGTCCACCTGCTGATGTCGGCGTAAGTAGAAAGCTAAAAGTTGAGATAGAAGCCATAGCTGTGCTTGATAAATAG
- a CDS encoding cupin domain-containing protein: MATVSKPYPPPGLEWWTKKEPVLVKPSEVKSVVPPKHTNTSSFPLIRTENLEAFITEIRPGGVAEPDVHPISEHAFYVLSGRGKWVIDGKEYMLEPGMFIWMPPGANHETITVGDETLRLFVLFAPSRMKEKK, translated from the coding sequence ATGGCTACTGTTTCGAAACCTTATCCCCCACCTGGCTTGGAATGGTGGACAAAGAAGGAGCCAGTTCTTGTAAAGCCGTCTGAAGTAAAATCAGTCGTCCCACCTAAGCACACCAACACTTCTTCCTTCCCACTGATACGTACTGAAAACTTGGAAGCATTTATAACCGAAATAAGACCAGGAGGCGTTGCTGAACCAGATGTTCATCCGATCTCTGAACACGCCTTCTACGTACTCTCAGGAAGAGGTAAATGGGTAATAGATGGGAAGGAATACATGTTGGAACCAGGAATGTTCATATGGATGCCTCCTGGCGCAAACCACGAAACGATAACGGTCGGCGACGAAACTCTACGATTATTCGTTCTGTTCGCTCCCAGTAGGATGAAAGAGAAGAAATAA
- a CDS encoding aminopeptidase P family protein has product MSFGVMGVDFEERVNYERLRKERLERAKEQVKRYNLGAILCFDFDNIRYLTSTHVGEWARNKMQRYAILPVDSEPILFDPAAPAKRKTSPWIADRVFPAVGSMRGSIPPEVGMIEKVADSIVNVLKKHKVADLPLGVDIIDIPLMDALSKRGVKVVDGQQAMLDARIVKTKDEIELLTLAASMVDAAYAEVARNLKPGVRENELVALVNDVLYSLGSDLVECVNVVSGPRGAPHPHVFADRIIRPGDMVYLDIMHSFNGYRTCYYRTFVVGKPTKAQLEAYEQAWTWLKNSIDAVKPGATTADIARCWPSAEELGFRNEEEAFLLQFGHGVGLSIWEKPVISRLFSLEHPFKIQKGMVFALETWCPSKDGRGAARIEEEVVVTDVGSERLFRFPAEELTCCPIY; this is encoded by the coding sequence ATGAGCTTTGGAGTTATGGGTGTTGATTTCGAGGAAAGGGTCAACTATGAGCGACTACGGAAAGAGAGATTGGAGCGAGCGAAAGAGCAGGTTAAACGCTATAATCTTGGTGCAATACTCTGCTTTGATTTTGACAACATTCGCTACCTTACGAGTACACATGTTGGCGAATGGGCTAGAAATAAGATGCAACGATATGCCATCCTACCAGTAGATTCTGAGCCTATACTTTTTGACCCGGCTGCCCCGGCGAAAAGAAAGACAAGCCCTTGGATTGCTGATAGAGTCTTCCCCGCTGTGGGTTCGATGAGGGGGTCAATACCACCGGAAGTTGGTATGATAGAGAAAGTTGCCGATAGTATAGTCAATGTTTTAAAGAAGCATAAGGTTGCCGATCTACCGTTAGGAGTAGACATTATCGATATTCCTCTAATGGATGCTTTGTCTAAAAGAGGGGTTAAAGTCGTTGACGGGCAGCAAGCGATGCTGGATGCTAGAATCGTTAAGACTAAAGACGAGATCGAGCTGCTTACACTAGCCGCTTCTATGGTTGACGCCGCATATGCGGAGGTAGCAAGGAACCTTAAGCCGGGTGTAAGAGAGAATGAGTTAGTTGCTTTGGTCAACGATGTGCTATATAGCCTTGGTTCAGATTTGGTTGAATGCGTAAACGTCGTTTCCGGCCCAAGAGGCGCCCCGCACCCGCACGTCTTCGCTGACCGAATAATCAGGCCTGGGGATATGGTTTACCTTGACATTATGCACTCCTTTAACGGCTACCGCACCTGCTACTATAGAACTTTCGTCGTCGGTAAGCCTACTAAAGCGCAGTTAGAAGCGTATGAGCAAGCTTGGACTTGGCTAAAGAACTCCATTGATGCTGTAAAACCGGGTGCAACTACAGCCGATATAGCGAGGTGTTGGCCTTCTGCCGAAGAACTCGGCTTTAGGAACGAAGAAGAAGCATTTCTACTCCAATTCGGTCACGGCGTTGGACTAAGCATCTGGGAAAAGCCAGTTATTTCAAGGTTATTCTCACTTGAACACCCATTCAAGATACAGAAAGGCATGGTCTTTGCGCTAGAAACGTGGTGCCCCTCTAAAGACGGCAGAGGCGCCGCTAGAATCGAGGAAGAAGTCGTAGTAACAGATGTGGGCAGCGAAAGGTTATTTAGGTTCCCCGCTGAGGAACTTACCTGTTGCCCAATCTACTAG
- a CDS encoding NAD(P)-dependent oxidoreductase, whose product MSSGEKRVVGFAGLGLMGSPMAKNILKNGYPLYVWNRTPTKIEDHVKLGAKVAKSPKELAEKSDVIICMLATPAATEDVVFGRNGLQGNGILDGFSSGKILIDMSTNLPSVVKKIAESVRKKGGEFVDAPVIGSVKPATEGTLTILAAGKKEVVDRVKPILETMGKKIWYVGETGSGCAMKLTMNLHLHIVTGAFAESITFGAKAGLDPALIVEILNNSIFKTYISETKGKKVIDGDWTAAFTLELAAKDTRLAVELAREVGAVVPLGSLVEQLYNTAIANGMKSLDYCALAAMYERLSNVKVSKASSS is encoded by the coding sequence ATGAGTAGTGGTGAAAAAAGGGTAGTCGGTTTCGCTGGTCTAGGTCTGATGGGAAGCCCTATGGCGAAGAACATTCTGAAAAATGGGTATCCACTTTACGTCTGGAACAGAACCCCAACTAAAATCGAGGACCATGTGAAGCTAGGAGCTAAAGTTGCTAAAAGTCCGAAGGAGCTCGCCGAAAAATCCGACGTAATAATATGTATGTTAGCTACACCAGCAGCTACAGAAGATGTAGTCTTCGGTAGAAACGGGCTACAAGGAAACGGTATCCTGGACGGCTTCAGTAGCGGAAAGATCCTAATAGATATGAGCACTAACTTACCTAGCGTTGTAAAGAAGATCGCAGAATCTGTAAGGAAGAAGGGTGGCGAATTTGTCGATGCACCAGTAATAGGTAGTGTGAAGCCTGCTACTGAAGGAACTTTGACTATCCTTGCTGCTGGTAAAAAAGAAGTCGTAGATAGAGTGAAGCCAATATTAGAAACGATGGGTAAAAAGATATGGTACGTTGGCGAAACTGGCTCAGGCTGCGCGATGAAATTAACCATGAATCTACATCTCCATATAGTAACAGGTGCCTTCGCCGAAAGCATTACATTTGGTGCTAAAGCTGGTCTTGACCCTGCACTGATAGTCGAAATACTAAATAATAGCATCTTCAAAACTTACATAAGCGAGACCAAAGGGAAGAAAGTTATAGATGGGGATTGGACAGCCGCCTTTACGCTTGAATTAGCAGCTAAAGATACACGTCTAGCAGTTGAGTTAGCCAGAGAAGTAGGAGCAGTAGTGCCTCTGGGAAGCCTTGTTGAACAACTATATAATACCGCTATAGCTAATGGGATGAAGAGCCTAGATTATTGTGCCTTAGCAGCGATGTATGAAAGACTAAGTAATGTTAAGGTATCAAAGGCTTCATCCTCCTAA
- a CDS encoding thiamine pyrophosphate-dependent dehydrogenase E1 component subunit alpha, with the protein MYTKMVEIRRFEEKINEEYNKGLVPGLVHLYVGQEAVAVGVCANLTKDDYVVGTHRGHGLAIAKGVPLDKLAAEIMGKESGCCKGRGGSMRVAYLESGLLYSCPIVGTNLPLATGVGLSIKLRGTDQVAVSFFGDGASNTGDFHESLNLASVWKLPVVFVCENNSYAISVHIKKSTAVEDIYKRAVAYGIPGVMVDGNDVLAVYEAAQQAVQRARAKEGPTLIECKTYRTVGHGTTDPGTTYRSKEEVEEWKKRCPIKRFREYLVVNGVVSEEQLRQIEKEVEVRVEEAIRFAEQSPYPPPTALMDYVY; encoded by the coding sequence ATGTATACGAAGATGGTTGAAATAAGGCGCTTTGAAGAGAAGATTAATGAAGAATACAATAAGGGATTGGTTCCTGGCTTGGTTCATCTTTATGTGGGGCAGGAGGCTGTTGCGGTAGGCGTCTGCGCAAACCTAACTAAGGATGATTATGTTGTTGGCACTCATCGTGGGCACGGTCTAGCGATAGCAAAAGGTGTGCCTTTGGATAAACTTGCGGCTGAAATTATGGGGAAGGAGAGTGGTTGCTGTAAAGGTAGGGGTGGGTCGATGAGAGTAGCATATCTTGAATCAGGTCTGCTCTATTCGTGCCCAATAGTAGGCACAAACCTACCCTTAGCCACAGGCGTAGGATTATCGATCAAATTGCGTGGGACAGATCAAGTAGCTGTTTCCTTCTTTGGTGATGGTGCGTCAAACACAGGAGATTTCCACGAGTCGTTAAATCTTGCGTCTGTTTGGAAATTACCTGTAGTCTTCGTTTGCGAAAATAATAGCTATGCGATCTCAGTTCACATTAAGAAGTCGACCGCTGTAGAAGATATCTATAAAAGGGCGGTAGCATATGGTATCCCAGGAGTAATGGTAGATGGGAACGACGTTCTAGCAGTCTATGAAGCTGCGCAGCAAGCGGTTCAAAGAGCAAGGGCGAAGGAGGGTCCTACGCTAATCGAATGCAAAACTTATAGAACAGTAGGACATGGCACGACAGACCCCGGAACTACTTACAGAAGTAAGGAAGAGGTAGAAGAATGGAAGAAGAGATGTCCGATTAAACGGTTTAGAGAATATTTGGTTGTAAACGGTGTAGTTTCAGAAGAGCAGCTTCGGCAAATCGAAAAAGAAGTGGAGGTTCGGGTTGAGGAAGCTATAAGGTTCGCTGAGCAAAGCCCCTATCCTCCTCCAACCGCTCTTATGGATTATGTTTATTGA
- a CDS encoding alpha-ketoacid dehydrogenase subunit beta, giving the protein MREITYVEALNEALREEMRRDERVIILGEDVQLGYSGRGGLFLVTAELMKEFGAERVRDTPISEEGFVGAAIGAALTGLRPVVEIMYADFLLPCMNQIVNVAAKLRYSTGGQLKVPIVIRAMIGQGRGVGSDHSQVLIPWFMNVPGLKVVAPSTPYDAKGLLKSSIRDESPIMFFEPFLLYRTKGPVPEEEYLIPIGKADVKKKGKDVTLVAISTMVPRALSAAEKLEKEGISVEVIDPRTLIPLDKETILNSVKRTNRLVIAESSVKTCGVGAEISSMVVEEAFDYLDSPIKRVAAPHVPAPAAPTLEKLTIPDENDIIKAVKELVEG; this is encoded by the coding sequence TTGAGAGAAATAACCTATGTGGAGGCCTTGAACGAAGCCTTACGTGAAGAAATGCGCCGTGATGAGCGTGTAATAATATTAGGCGAAGATGTGCAACTGGGATATTCCGGACGAGGCGGTCTCTTTTTAGTGACTGCGGAGTTAATGAAGGAATTCGGCGCTGAGCGGGTGAGGGATACGCCTATCTCTGAAGAGGGTTTCGTTGGAGCGGCTATTGGTGCGGCATTAACTGGTTTAAGGCCTGTCGTTGAAATCATGTATGCAGACTTCCTACTTCCTTGCATGAATCAAATCGTTAATGTTGCAGCTAAGCTGAGGTACTCGACAGGCGGGCAGCTAAAGGTTCCTATTGTAATTAGAGCGATGATTGGGCAAGGTAGGGGTGTGGGAAGTGACCACTCGCAGGTCCTTATACCTTGGTTTATGAATGTACCGGGCTTGAAAGTAGTCGCACCCTCTACTCCCTACGATGCAAAGGGGCTACTAAAGAGTTCTATAAGGGACGAAAGCCCGATAATGTTCTTTGAGCCTTTCCTACTCTATAGGACGAAGGGACCTGTACCAGAAGAGGAATATCTTATCCCGATAGGAAAGGCGGATGTGAAGAAGAAAGGGAAAGATGTTACTTTAGTTGCGATCTCTACAATGGTGCCACGTGCACTATCTGCCGCAGAAAAGCTTGAGAAAGAAGGCATTAGTGTTGAAGTAATCGACCCACGCACATTAATACCCCTCGATAAAGAGACTATTCTTAACTCTGTAAAGAGGACGAATCGACTAGTAATCGCTGAAAGCAGTGTTAAGACCTGCGGGGTAGGTGCTGAAATCAGCAGCATGGTTGTTGAAGAAGCTTTTGACTATCTAGACTCGCCCATTAAGCGCGTAGCTGCGCCTCACGTACCTGCTCCTGCTGCACCAACTTTGGAGAAGCTTACGATTCCAGATGAGAACGATATTATAAAGGCTGTTAAAGAGCTTGTTGAGGGGTAG